From Deltaproteobacteria bacterium:
CATGCACCACGTCTACGCCAACGCCGAGGCGATGCGCGCGCTCGTGAAGGGCGGGACGTTCCCCGACGGCAGCGTGCTCGTCTTCGACCTCCTCGAGGCGAAGGACGAGAACGGCGCCTGGGTCGAGGGCAGCCGCAAGCTCATCGGCGTCATGGAGAAGGACCGCGCGCGCTTCAAGACGACCGGCGGGTGGGGCTTCGAGGGCTTCAAGGGCGACAGCCAGAGCGAACGGCTGGTGACCGACGCGACGGCCCAGTGCTTCGGCTGCCACCAGCAGCAGAAGGACAACGACTTCGTATTCTCGGGCTACAGGCCGTAGCTCGCTCAGCGGCTCCGCGTGACGCCCACGCGGTGGCAGAGGCGGGCGACCGGACAGGCCGAGCAGCGGGGCGAGAGCGGCTGGCAGACGTTCTGCCCG
This genomic window contains:
- a CDS encoding cytochrome C translates to MTHRLVPLCLALTLAGAASAASPEKPSVDYPAGYRKWPLVKSMVIYSDKHPLFAQFGGMHHVYANAEAMRALVKGGTFPDGSVLVFDLLEAKDENGAWVEGSRKLIGVMEKDRARFKTTGGWGFEGFKGDSQSERLVTDATAQCFGCHQQQKDNDFVFSGYRP